The genomic interval GGCAACAAGCTGACGGCGTCCTGACGGTGACAGGAGGAGAGTTCCTGGCTTTGACCAAACAGGAGTTCGGCGATTTCATCCTGATGCTCGACTACATGCCGGTTAAGGTGTGCGGTGGGATCGCCTTCAGGGCTCAGGATAGGGACAACGCCTACATGCTCAATATGCCGGTTGCCGGACAGTGGACGCCGTATCACATCAGATGGCATCTGCGTCAGAACGGCTCCTGGGTTATAACCCCGGATAAGATCCCGGATGTCACGAATGCCAGCAAGATCCCCAAGGATATCAAAGAGGGCGATTGGTGCAAGGTCAAGCTGATCGCCGAGGGATTCAAGTTCACCATCTACATAAACGACCAGCTCGCCAGTGAATGGACGGACGACAGTAAAACCTTCGCCAAAGGCAGGATCGGCTTCAGACAGTCCGGCAATGCCGGGGATCCGAACGCCGAAACCGCGAAGTTCGACAATATGATCGTGACGGATCTCTCAGGCGCTGTGGTAGAAGCCAGAGGTAAACTCCCCATAATCTGGGGGCTTATGAAAAACCGATGATCCGTTCTAGGGGACGGAGAACCGTCCCCCTGTCTATGGCGGGTGTATGATTAGGAGGTAGTAAATCCCTTGGAGCTGCATCTCAGGTTTATATCCCTTGTTATCTTCTCAACCAGCTTGGCGATATGTGTTGAGTGCGGATTCTTCTGGAGGAGAAGCGATGACAGCTATTGGAAACTCATCCTGACAGCTTTTCTCGCACTCCTTATCTCTTCCATGGCCTATATCATGGACGGTCATAGGTGGTTTCAGCAGATCATGCATTCCATCTCCGCGGGGGTGTTAAGCTACGTGCTGATCCAGAGGTTTTATCCTGGGAGATGGTATCATAAATTCACGGCCATATCCTATATCATCTTTATACCCGCCCTTATCATGCTTCCCACCTTCGAGCCCCACTTGGGTGAGTTGACCGAGCAGCAGAGGAGGATAGGTATCCATCTGCTGCCCTTCCTGACTATGGGTGGTCTGGCGATTGGATTGCCCTCTCATAGGCGATATTACGTCAGGGCGAGGTTGATCCTCTCTTGCTTCCTATACGCCCTTGCTCATGCCTTCGGGATCTTCAGCTATTCGATGGAACTGTCGACAATAGCGTTGGCCGGAGTAGGCTTTCTATCTTTCAATCATCTGGCTTTCAAGGCGGAATGGGAGAAATTGGTTAAAATCAACGCCGATCTCTCAGCAGAGAGGGAGGCGATCTCCAGATTGCTGGGGGAGATAGGTGAGGTGGCGAGCGAAAGCCTTGATCTAAGAGGTATATTGGATGTGGTCGTGAGAAACGCCTCCCAAGCGGTCGATGCCTCAGCCGGGGTGATATTCCTGATGGAGAATAATCTGCTGGCGGCGAAGGCGTCAGTCGGATTGTTCCCTCCGCTGACGGACGAGCCTATATCACCAAGGGCAAGCCGTAGGTTTATCGAGCGAAAACTTCGATCACAGAGGATAAGGCCGGGCGAGGGTATCATAGGGGAGGTGGCGCTGAGCAAGAAACCGATTCTGATCGAGGATGCTTGTTCCCATCCCCTGCTTCGACAACACTCGCTTATAAGGACTTTAGCCGCCGTCCCGATCTATCTGGCCGATCAGACCCTGGGTGTCATAGCAGTTATAAACAGGAAAAAGGGGATGAGATTCTCCCAAGGTGATGTAAACCTTCTCAGCGCCATTGCAAGCCAGGCCGCCATGGCTATAAACAACGTCATGCTGCACCAGGAAACGCTCAACAGGATGATCATGGAGAGAGATTTGGAGATGGCACGGCGTATACAGAGGGGGTTATTGCCCAAAGCCCTCCCACAGATGAGGCATCTCAGCGTGGCGGCCTACTCCGATACGGCGAGGGAGGTCGGCGGGGATTACTACGACTTCATTCCGATCGATGAAAATAGCGTCGGAATTGCAATAGCGGATGTCTCGGGCAAAGGCATCCCGGCCGCTCTGGTGACGGTGATGATAAGGACGTTGTTGCACAGAATAGCGATCGCCGGGAGGGAACCATCCGAGGTTCTGTATGAGCTTAACGAATCGCTGGTGTTAGAGGAGGAGATGTTCGTCACGATGATCTACGCTGTCTGGGATGACGAAAGACAACTGCTCACCCTCGCAAACGCCGGCCATCCCAGGCCTATCCTCTTCAAGTCGAAAACCGGGGAGTGCGCGGAGGTAGATGTGGGAGACATAGCGATAGGGATCTGGGGGGAGATATCCCCCGGTCAGATCAAGCTGGATCTTTCGTCCGGAGATGTTGTGCTTATGTATACCGATGGCCTGGAGGATATCAGAAACGAGGAGGACGAGATGTATAGTTTGGAGAGGTTGATGGAGGTATTGAGACAAAACGCGCATAGGCCGGTTTCCGATATCAGACGGGCGATCAGGACGGATATAGAGAAATTCGCCGGAGATTCTCCGCTTTTCGACGACTATACCTTTATAGTGATGAAGATCAGGGGAGGATGATAAGCTCATATGAGAGACAAAATAGTTTTAACCATACCTGGCAAACTCATATATGTTAAGCCTGTCAGATCCTTTGTCTCCGACGTAGCCAGAAGACTTGGATTCCCGAAGGAGGTGGTCGAGGATATAGAATTAGTAACGGATGAGGTCTGTAACAACGCCATCGAACACGGACGATCTGCCAGGAATGAAATAACTCTGATCTGCATCCTCAACGAGGATAAGATAGAGATAATTATAAGAGACTATCGTGGTGCTATGCTTTCACTATCCGATTTCCAGAACCTAAGCGTACTTGAGGGTTACATGGATGCTTCGAATGAAGAGCCGCGTGGCTTAGGACTGGCCATCGTCAGATCGCTTATGGATGAGGTAACCGTGCATACCGAACCGGGAAAGTTCACCGATGTTCGCATGGTGAAATACAGATGAGCTTAAAAAGAGGGCTGCTGAAGAAAGTTGAGCAGGGCAGCGTTAAAGGCATCGGGATTCTCGCACATCGGGGAGTGCCTCGAATCGGGTATT from Candidatus Poribacteria bacterium carries:
- a CDS encoding ATP-binding protein codes for the protein MRDKIVLTIPGKLIYVKPVRSFVSDVARRLGFPKEVVEDIELVTDEVCNNAIEHGRSARNEITLICILNEDKIEIIIRDYRGAMLSLSDFQNLSVLEGYMDASNEEPRGLGLAIVRSLMDEVTVHTEPGKFTDVRMVKYR
- a CDS encoding SpoIIE family protein phosphatase; amino-acid sequence: MELHLRFISLVIFSTSLAICVECGFFWRRSDDSYWKLILTAFLALLISSMAYIMDGHRWFQQIMHSISAGVLSYVLIQRFYPGRWYHKFTAISYIIFIPALIMLPTFEPHLGELTEQQRRIGIHLLPFLTMGGLAIGLPSHRRYYVRARLILSCFLYALAHAFGIFSYSMELSTIALAGVGFLSFNHLAFKAEWEKLVKINADLSAEREAISRLLGEIGEVASESLDLRGILDVVVRNASQAVDASAGVIFLMENNLLAAKASVGLFPPLTDEPISPRASRRFIERKLRSQRIRPGEGIIGEVALSKKPILIEDACSHPLLRQHSLIRTLAAVPIYLADQTLGVIAVINRKKGMRFSQGDVNLLSAIASQAAMAINNVMLHQETLNRMIMERDLEMARRIQRGLLPKALPQMRHLSVAAYSDTAREVGGDYYDFIPIDENSVGIAIADVSGKGIPAALVTVMIRTLLHRIAIAGREPSEVLYELNESLVLEEEMFVTMIYAVWDDERQLLTLANAGHPRPILFKSKTGECAEVDVGDIAIGIWGEISPGQIKLDLSSGDVVLMYTDGLEDIRNEEDEMYSLERLMEVLRQNAHRPVSDIRRAIRTDIEKFAGDSPLFDDYTFIVMKIRGG
- a CDS encoding DUF1080 domain-containing protein, which encodes MKATVWMILLLVFAFLSPLQAKVLFEDNFDSNKVDTSKWEVFEQKAWQQADGVLTVTGGEFLALTKQEFGDFILMLDYMPVKVCGGIAFRAQDRDNAYMLNMPVAGQWTPYHIRWHLRQNGSWVITPDKIPDVTNASKIPKDIKEGDWCKVKLIAEGFKFTIYINDQLASEWTDDSKTFAKGRIGFRQSGNAGDPNAETAKFDNMIVTDLSGAVVEARGKLPIIWGLMKNR